The following coding sequences are from one Eucalyptus grandis isolate ANBG69807.140 chromosome 11, ASM1654582v1, whole genome shotgun sequence window:
- the LOC104426722 gene encoding probable indole-3-pyruvate monooxygenase YUCCA10, translating into MEQEAAAAVVVVGAGPSGLAASACLKTLSIPHVVLEREDCFASMWKKYAYDRLHLHIRKQYCELPHMHFPPDYPEYVPKDQLLRYFDDYVARFGIEPAYGRSVESAVYDEGDGMWRVGARDVGSGEAVEYRCRFLVVATGESSDAFIPEVEGIEGFGGKVIHSTRYKNGKEFENSRVLVVGSGNSGMEIALDLANHGARTSIVVRSPVHVLSKGIANLGLALLKYFSPGTVDTLLVLLSKLVYGDMSKYGLRRPSEGPLLTKTKYGKYPFIDLGTCQKIKSGEIQVLPALKRIEGDVAEFEDGKSHPFDAIVFCTGFKRSTHKWLKGDDYLLNEDGIAKPSFPNHWKGKKGLYCVGLSRRGFSGAASDAQNVADDIKSQL; encoded by the exons ATGGAACAGGAAGCCGCCGcagccgtcgtcgtcgtcggagCGGGGCCGTCGGGGCTCGCCGCATCGGCGTGCCTCAAGACCCTCTCGATCCCCCACGTCGTCCTCGAGCGAGAGGACTGCTTCGCCTCCATGTGGAAGAAATATGCCTACGACCGCCTCCACCTCCACATCCGCAAGCAGTACTGCGAGCTCCCCCACATGCACTTCCCCCCGGACTACCCCGAGTACGTGCCCAAGGACCAGCTCCTCCGCTACTTTGACGACTACGTGGCCCGCTTCGGCATCGAGCCGGCCTACGGGAGGTCCGTGGAGTCGGCGGTCTACGACGAGGGGGATGGGATGTGGAGGGTCGGCGCGAGGGACGTGGGCTCCGGCGAGGCCGTGGAGTACCGGTGCCGGTTCCTGGTTGTGGCCACCGGCGAGTCGAGCGATGCCTTCATCCCGGAGGTGGAGGGGATCGAGGGTTTCGGCGGGAAGGTGATTCACTCGACCCGGTACAAGAACGGGAAGGAGTTCGAGAACAGCAGGGTTTTGGTGGTCGGGTCGGGGAATTCCGGCATGGAGATCGCGCTGGACCTAGCCAACCACGGCGCAAGAACCTCCATCGTTGTCCGGAGCCCG GTACATGTGCTGTCGAAGGGGATCGCGAATCTGGGCCTGGCGCTGCTGAAGTATTTCTCACCTGGCACGGTGGACACGTTGCTGGTGCTGCTGAGCAAGCTGGTGTACGGGGACATGTCCAAGTACGGGCTGAggaggccgagcgagggtcCTCTCCTCACGAAGACCAAGTATGGCAAATACCCCTTCATCGACCTCGGCACTTGCCAGAAGATTAAGTCCGGCGAGATTCAG GTCCTGCCGGCGTTGAAAAGGATAGAAGGGGACGTGGCGGAGTTCGAAGACGGCAAGTCCCATCCCTTCGACGCCATCGTCTTCTGCACCGGCTTCAAGCGGTCCACCCACAAATGGCTCAAG GGGGATGATTACCTGCTGAACGAAGATGGGATTGCGAAACCGAGCTTCCCAAATCACTGGAAGGGCAAGAAGGGCCTGTACTGCGTCGGGCTGTCGAGGAGAGGATTCTCTGGAGCTGCTTCGGACGCCCAGAACGTTGCCGACGACATCAAATCCCAActttaa